Proteins encoded together in one Prunus dulcis chromosome 3, ALMONDv2, whole genome shotgun sequence window:
- the LOC117622770 gene encoding FCS-Like Zinc finger 17-like: protein MLSPYFTNPLKFSVSSSFFFSHLFSPLLSGSAKMISKFRKASNLVDHKQSSVAVGLKILIQISQGNKSNIIVKSSLRLSQPNPEFSCFLKTCHLCNKGLSLEKEVYMYRGDLGFCSIQCRNRQIVIDEMRDLESSTKQMLASYRRGQNRCSSNTKSRLSVLEDVHLQQDRIPQHRNIFAL, encoded by the exons ATGCTCAGCCCTTACTTCACAAACCCTCTtaagttttctgtttcttcttctttcttcttctctcatctcttcTCTCCGCTTCTCTCTGGTTCAGCAAAAATGATCTCCAAGTTCAGAAAGGCCTCCAATTTGGTTGACCATAAGCAGAGCTCAGTGGCTGTTGGATTGAAAATCCTTATACAGATCTCACAAGGGAACAAGTCAAATATCATTGTGAAATCTTCATTAAGATTGAGCCAGCCCAACCCTGAGTTCTCTTGCTTTCTCAAAACATGTCACTTATGCAACAAGGGATTAAGCCTTGAGAAAGAGGTCTACATGTACAG AGGTGATCTAGGATTTTGCAGCATACAGTGCAGGAACAGACAGATTGTGATTGATGAAATGAGAGACTTAGAGTCTTCTACCAAGCAAATGCTAGCATCTTACAGGCGTGGTCAAAATCGTTGCAGCAGCAATACTAAGAGTCGGCTTAGTGTCTTGGAAGATGTACATCTACAGCAAGACCGAATCCCACAGCACAGAAACATATTTGcactttaa